The following proteins come from a genomic window of Bradyrhizobium paxllaeri:
- a CDS encoding TrbC/VirB2 family protein produces the protein MNAVTLRSGLIALSSVAISPTAEAAGSNMPWEQPLNQILQSVEGPVAKILAVIIIIVTGLTLAFGDTSGGFRRLIQIVFGLSIAFAASSFFLAFFSFGGGVLI, from the coding sequence ATGAACGCCGTCACATTGAGAAGCGGGCTGATAGCTCTCAGCTCCGTGGCGATCTCGCCCACTGCAGAGGCCGCTGGCTCCAACATGCCGTGGGAGCAGCCGCTTAACCAGATACTGCAGTCGGTCGAGGGGCCCGTCGCTAAGATTCTCGCCGTGATCATCATCATCGTTACGGGCCTTACGCTCGCCTTCGGCGACACTTCGGGCGGCTTCCGGCGCCTGATCCAGATCGTGTTCGGTCTATCGATCGCGTTCGCAGCGTCGAGCTTCTTCCTGGCATTCTTCTCATTCGGCGGCGGAGTGCTGATCTGA
- a CDS encoding VirB3 family type IV secretion system protein, translating into MDGPVEGFAIPVHRALTEPILLGGAPRAIAIVNGTVAAALGLGLRLWIAGLLIWAIGHAAAVWAAKRDPLFVETARRHLRTPTHLNV; encoded by the coding sequence ATGGACGGGCCGGTTGAAGGTTTTGCAATTCCTGTGCATCGTGCGCTGACCGAACCGATCCTGCTGGGCGGTGCGCCGCGGGCGATCGCCATCGTCAACGGCACCGTTGCCGCTGCGCTCGGCCTCGGCCTTCGGCTGTGGATCGCGGGCCTACTGATCTGGGCAATCGGTCATGCCGCTGCCGTCTGGGCCGCGAAGCGCGATCCGCTCTTTGTCGAGACTGCAAGACGCCATCTGCGCACCCCAACCCATCTGAATGTGTGA
- the trbE gene encoding conjugal transfer protein TrbE, with the protein MMNLAEYRRSTTHLADFLPWAALVDEGIILNKDGSFQRTARFRGPDLDSSVPAELVAVAGRLNNALRRLGSGWAVFVEAQRYSSNAYPPSSCPDVASALVDAERRAQFEEEGAHYESAHFLTFLYLPPAEDAARAERLLYEGPERGEAAGAHQVLRGFVDRTDRVLQLVEGFMPACRWLDDGETLTYLHACVSTKIQRVRVPEIPMYLDALLADEPLMGGLEPMLGDQHLRVLTIVGFPTATTPGILDDLNRLAFSYRWSTRAIMLDKADATKLLTRIRRQWFAKRKSVAAILKEVMTNEASSLIDTDASNKAIDADAALQELGSDLVGEAFVTATITVWDENPHVADERLRLVEKVVQGRDFTCMVETVNAVDAWLGSLPGHVYANVRQPPVSTLNIAHMIPLSAVWAGPARDVHLGAPPLFFARTEGSTPFRFSLHVGDVGHTLVVGPTGAGKSVLLALMALQFRRYPSSQIFAFDFGGSIRAAALAMKGDWHDLGGALSDSASEPVALQPLAMIDDATERGWAAEWVATILTREKIDITPEAKDHLWSALSSLASAPHGERTLTGLSVLLQSQSLKRALQPYCLGGPFGRLLDAETERLGTTSVQAFETEGLIGTGAAPAVLAYLFHRIEGQLDGRPTLLIIDEGWLALDDEGFAGQIREWLKTLRKKNASVVFATQSLSDIDGSEIAPAIIESCPTRLLLPNERAIEPQITSIYRRFGLNDRQIEILARATPKRDYYCQSRRGNRLFELGLDEFALAFTAASSKSDQAMIERVLAEHGREGFVMGWLAERGLGWAADLIPGLRVQEGLS; encoded by the coding sequence ATGATGAACCTTGCCGAATACCGCCGCTCCACTACACATCTTGCGGATTTCCTGCCATGGGCCGCACTGGTCGACGAAGGCATCATCCTCAACAAGGATGGATCGTTTCAGAGGACCGCGCGCTTTCGCGGGCCAGATCTTGATTCCTCTGTTCCAGCAGAACTTGTTGCGGTTGCCGGCCGCCTCAATAACGCTTTGAGGCGCCTCGGATCCGGCTGGGCGGTGTTTGTTGAAGCGCAGAGGTATTCATCGAACGCCTATCCACCGAGCAGTTGCCCAGACGTGGCATCGGCGCTGGTCGATGCCGAGCGCCGGGCGCAATTCGAGGAGGAGGGTGCTCACTACGAGTCAGCCCATTTCCTCACCTTCTTGTATCTGCCGCCGGCCGAAGATGCGGCGCGCGCCGAGCGCCTCCTTTATGAGGGACCTGAGCGCGGGGAGGCTGCCGGCGCCCACCAGGTATTGCGCGGCTTTGTCGATCGGACCGACCGCGTGCTGCAATTGGTCGAAGGGTTCATGCCGGCGTGCCGGTGGCTCGATGACGGCGAGACCCTGACGTACCTGCATGCCTGCGTCTCGACCAAGATACAGCGCGTCCGCGTTCCCGAGATTCCCATGTATCTCGATGCGCTGTTGGCGGACGAGCCCCTGATGGGTGGGCTTGAGCCAATGCTAGGCGACCAACACCTGCGGGTGCTCACGATCGTCGGGTTCCCAACCGCGACCACCCCGGGAATCCTGGACGACCTCAATCGGCTTGCGTTCTCCTATCGCTGGTCGACCCGCGCGATCATGCTCGACAAGGCTGACGCGACGAAACTCTTGACCAGGATCAGGCGGCAGTGGTTCGCCAAGCGCAAATCCGTTGCCGCAATCCTGAAAGAGGTGATGACCAACGAGGCTTCGTCGCTGATCGACACCGATGCCAGCAACAAGGCAATTGACGCCGATGCCGCGTTGCAGGAACTGGGTTCGGACCTAGTCGGCGAAGCCTTCGTCACAGCAACGATTACAGTCTGGGACGAGAATCCGCACGTCGCGGATGAACGGTTGCGCCTGGTCGAGAAGGTCGTTCAGGGACGCGACTTCACCTGCATGGTGGAGACCGTCAACGCCGTCGATGCCTGGCTGGGCTCGTTGCCGGGCCACGTCTATGCCAACGTCCGCCAGCCCCCAGTCTCGACTCTGAACATCGCCCATATGATCCCGTTGTCCGCGGTTTGGGCCGGGCCGGCGAGGGACGTCCATCTCGGTGCGCCGCCACTATTCTTTGCGCGGACGGAAGGATCAACGCCGTTCCGGTTCTCTCTCCACGTCGGGGACGTCGGACATACGCTGGTGGTCGGTCCGACCGGTGCGGGCAAATCCGTGCTGCTCGCGCTGATGGCGCTGCAATTCCGCCGATATCCCTCCTCCCAGATCTTTGCGTTCGACTTCGGCGGGTCGATCCGGGCAGCGGCGCTTGCCATGAAGGGCGATTGGCACGATCTCGGCGGCGCGCTGTCGGATAGCGCCTCCGAGCCGGTCGCGCTGCAGCCGCTGGCCATGATCGACGATGCGACCGAGCGCGGCTGGGCGGCGGAATGGGTCGCAACCATTCTCACCCGCGAAAAGATCGACATCACGCCTGAAGCTAAGGACCATCTTTGGTCGGCGTTGTCATCGTTGGCTTCGGCACCTCACGGCGAACGGACGCTGACCGGTTTGTCCGTGCTGCTGCAGTCCCAGAGCCTGAAAAGGGCTCTCCAACCCTACTGCCTCGGTGGCCCCTTCGGGCGCTTGCTCGATGCCGAGACCGAACGGCTTGGAACAACTTCAGTCCAGGCGTTCGAAACCGAGGGCTTGATCGGGACCGGTGCCGCACCCGCTGTGCTCGCCTATCTCTTCCACCGTATCGAAGGTCAACTCGATGGGAGGCCGACGCTACTCATTATCGACGAAGGTTGGCTCGCGCTCGACGACGAAGGGTTTGCCGGCCAGATCCGCGAATGGCTGAAGACGCTGCGGAAGAAGAATGCCTCCGTCGTCTTCGCCACGCAATCGCTCTCGGATATCGACGGCTCCGAGATTGCGCCTGCCATCATCGAAAGCTGTCCGACGCGACTGCTCCTGCCGAACGAGCGGGCGATCGAGCCGCAGATAACTTCCATCTACCGGCGCTTCGGTCTCAATGACCGGCAGATCGAGATCCTCGCGCGCGCCACGCCCAAGCGCGATTACTACTGCCAATCCCGGCGCGGCAATCGCTTGTTCGAGCTGGGTCTAGATGAATTCGCGCTCGCCTTCACTGCGGCTTCCTCAAAGTCCGACCAGGCAATGATCGAGCGGGTTCTCGCCGAACATGGCCGCGAGGGGTTCGTCATGGGTTGGCTCGCCGAGCGTGGGCTGGGTTGGGCCGCCGATCTCATTCCGGGTCTCAGAGTGCAGGAAGGTTTGTCATGA
- the trbJ gene encoding P-type conjugative transfer protein TrbJ — MKHFRYLTAASAIAIAIVGAVSSTSAQLIVFDPNNYAQNVLTAARELQQINNQITSLQNQAQMLINQARNLASLPYSSLQQLEQSIQRTQQLLAQAQLIAYDIKQVDRAFSTTYAPASTNASDQALIANAQTRWQNSVAGLQDAMRIQATVVGNLDAHRKEMSALVSSSQGATGALQASQAGNQLLGLQAQQLADLTAAVAAQGRAQNLETAQRTAAQDQGREQLRRFLASGRGYQPSSVRMFHQ, encoded by the coding sequence ATGAAGCATTTCCGGTACCTCACTGCGGCGAGCGCCATCGCCATTGCAATCGTCGGCGCGGTCTCGTCCACCTCGGCCCAATTGATCGTATTCGATCCCAACAATTACGCGCAAAACGTGCTCACGGCCGCGCGTGAGCTGCAGCAGATCAACAACCAGATCACATCGCTGCAGAATCAAGCCCAGATGTTGATCAACCAAGCCAGAAATCTCGCCAGTCTGCCGTATTCCTCGCTGCAGCAGCTCGAACAATCCATCCAGCGAACCCAGCAACTTCTCGCCCAGGCCCAGCTCATTGCCTACGACATCAAGCAGGTCGATCGAGCTTTCTCGACGACCTATGCGCCAGCATCGACGAACGCGTCAGATCAAGCGCTGATCGCGAATGCTCAGACACGCTGGCAAAATTCGGTGGCGGGCTTGCAGGATGCTATGCGCATTCAGGCGACCGTGGTCGGCAATCTCGATGCCCATCGCAAAGAGATGTCGGCCCTCGTCAGCTCAAGCCAGGGCGCGACCGGCGCGCTGCAGGCCAGTCAGGCCGGGAATCAGCTCCTTGGTCTGCAGGCGCAGCAACTCGCCGATCTTACAGCAGCAGTTGCCGCACAGGGACGGGCGCAAAATCTCGAAACGGCTCAGCGCACCGCTGCTCAGGACCAGGGCAGGGAGCAGCTTCGCCGCTTTCTGGCATCCGGTCGCGGCTATCAGCCTTCAAGCGTGCGGATGTTTCATCAATGA
- the trbK-alt gene encoding putative entry exclusion protein TrbK-alt, with amino-acid sequence MFVFTAAIVSVLSAAACTIQLRGDTDGPLAAGSSASRVASSLAAELERCRKVTSEQVAQLQECRLIWAENRRRFLGSRKPPGVTSADAQPNSPIPSLMQPKHPDRLPQGWPPVPTPERE; translated from the coding sequence ATGTTCGTGTTCACAGCAGCCATCGTCTCCGTCCTCTCGGCCGCAGCTTGCACAATCCAGCTCCGCGGCGACACTGACGGTCCACTGGCTGCTGGATCGTCGGCATCCCGTGTAGCCAGTAGCCTTGCCGCCGAGCTCGAACGCTGCCGGAAGGTCACCTCCGAGCAGGTGGCACAACTCCAGGAGTGCCGTCTGATTTGGGCGGAGAACCGCCGTCGCTTCCTTGGATCAAGGAAACCACCGGGCGTTACTTCCGCCGATGCTCAGCCAAACAGCCCGATACCGTCGTTGATGCAGCCCAAGCATCCCGATCGTCTCCCCCAGGGCTGGCCGCCCGTTCCAACACCCGAACGCGAGTGA
- the trbL gene encoding P-type conjugative transfer protein TrbL: protein MGGTGVIDRFLETFTRYIDSGFGLLGNEVAFLATTLAAIDIALAALFWAWGTDEDIIARLVKKTLFVGVFAYLIGNWNNLARIVFESFAGLGLKASGSALSSADFLRPGRIAQVGIDAGRPMLESISGLMGYVSFFENFIQIVVLLFAWVIVLLAFFILAIQLFVTLIEFKLTTLAGFVLIPFGLFGKTAFAAERVLGNVISSGVKVMVLAVIVGIGSTLFSQFTVSSAGAQVGIDDAMALVLAALALLGLGIFGPGIANGIVSGGPQLGAGAAAGTGLAAGGVVVAGAGLAAGSVGALGGAARGTAALAGSASGTFRAGGLSGVADAAASAMTSPLRRAAANSASGSASTGGAASEAGAAQPAASSSPPDSQSSSARRMKLMQTMSHGASTATNVVRTADHGGGGASVDLSEGGK from the coding sequence ATGGGTGGCACCGGCGTCATCGACCGATTTCTGGAAACCTTTACCCGCTATATCGACTCTGGCTTTGGGTTGCTTGGCAACGAAGTCGCCTTCCTCGCAACCACGCTCGCCGCGATCGATATTGCGCTCGCCGCTCTTTTCTGGGCCTGGGGCACCGACGAAGACATCATCGCCCGCCTCGTGAAGAAGACGCTGTTCGTCGGCGTGTTCGCCTATCTGATCGGCAACTGGAATAACCTCGCTCGCATCGTTTTTGAGAGTTTTGCCGGTCTGGGCCTGAAGGCATCGGGCTCTGCGCTGTCGTCAGCGGATTTCTTGCGCCCGGGCCGGATCGCGCAGGTCGGCATCGATGCGGGAAGGCCGATGCTGGAATCGATCTCAGGCTTGATGGGCTATGTCAGCTTCTTCGAGAATTTCATCCAGATCGTGGTGCTGCTGTTTGCCTGGGTGATCGTGCTGCTCGCCTTCTTCATTTTGGCAATTCAGCTTTTTGTCACCCTGATTGAATTCAAGCTGACGACCCTCGCGGGCTTCGTCCTGATCCCCTTCGGCCTGTTTGGTAAGACAGCCTTCGCCGCCGAGCGCGTACTCGGCAACGTCATCTCGTCAGGCGTCAAGGTCATGGTGCTTGCCGTGATCGTCGGCATCGGCTCGACGTTGTTCTCACAGTTTACCGTTAGCTCGGCCGGCGCACAGGTCGGCATTGACGATGCCATGGCCCTGGTGCTGGCCGCGTTAGCGCTTCTGGGCTTAGGGATCTTTGGGCCCGGCATCGCCAATGGCATCGTGTCCGGCGGCCCGCAACTTGGCGCCGGAGCCGCCGCGGGCACGGGGTTGGCTGCCGGCGGGGTCGTGGTGGCCGGAGCGGGCCTGGCTGCTGGAAGCGTCGGTGCACTCGGCGGTGCGGCGCGCGGGACTGCGGCGCTAGCGGGTAGCGCGAGCGGGACGTTCAGGGCGGGTGGTTTGTCCGGCGTCGCGGATGCCGCCGCGTCTGCGATGACGAGCCCGCTTCGTCGCGCCGCGGCAAATTCTGCAAGCGGCTCGGCATCAACTGGTGGCGCTGCCAGTGAAGCCGGCGCAGCCCAGCCAGCGGCAAGTTCCTCACCTCCGGACAGTCAGTCCAGCTCGGCCAGACGCATGAAGCTCATGCAGACCATGAGTCACGGGGCGTCGACCGCTACCAACGTCGTTCGCACTGCAGACCATGGTGGAGGAGGCGCCTCTGTCGATCTCTCCGAAGGAGGGAAGTGA
- the trbF gene encoding conjugal transfer protein TrbF produces MFKRPSVHYGRTPAPVTPYQKAAQAWDERIGSALVQAKNWRLIAFGSLILSAGLASGLIWQSTQGSITPWVIEVDRLGKAEAVSPPNRFYQPTDPQIAFHLARFIENVRGLSADAIVLRQDWLRAYDFTTDRGAAALNDHARVNDPFAKLGKLQIAVEISSVIRASPESFRVAWIERRYDNGQLTATERWTAILTIVIETPRNAKRLRKNPLGIYVNAINWSKELGQ; encoded by the coding sequence ATGTTCAAACGACCATCCGTTCATTATGGCCGCACGCCCGCGCCCGTAACGCCCTACCAGAAAGCGGCGCAAGCGTGGGACGAGCGCATCGGCTCGGCGCTGGTGCAGGCCAAAAACTGGCGACTTATAGCCTTCGGTTCTCTGATCCTGTCGGCAGGACTTGCGTCAGGTCTCATCTGGCAATCCACACAGGGAAGCATTACGCCCTGGGTCATTGAGGTCGATCGTCTCGGCAAGGCAGAGGCGGTTAGCCCTCCCAATCGCTTCTATCAGCCGACCGATCCGCAGATCGCCTTTCATTTGGCACGCTTCATCGAGAACGTGCGCGGGCTGTCGGCCGATGCCATCGTGCTGCGTCAGGACTGGCTGCGCGCCTACGACTTTACGACCGATCGCGGCGCAGCCGCCCTCAATGACCACGCCCGCGTCAACGATCCCTTTGCCAAACTCGGCAAACTGCAGATCGCAGTGGAAATATCCAGCGTCATCCGTGCCTCGCCGGAAAGCTTTCGGGTCGCCTGGATCGAGCGCCGCTACGACAATGGCCAGCTTACCGCCACCGAGCGTTGGACTGCCATCCTCACCATCGTGATCGAAACCCCGCGTAATGCCAAACGCCTGCGCAAGAACCCGCTCGGGATCTATGTCAACGCCATCAATTGGTCAAAGGAGCTTGGGCAGTGA
- the trbG gene encoding P-type conjugative transfer protein TrbG, with the protein MGPILLVCILAFSGCTTVKPPQISYDDDVPPLPSPPSLAEDRPRSLHVPPSWTPAKGGKKGNVEAKEPIARIETANDAARVEPRSAGYFNAVQVFTFSPGALYQIYASPGQITDIALEPGEQLTGSGPVSAGDTVRWVVGDTESGSGDTRRVHIMVKPTRPSIETNLVVNTDRRTYLIELRSREKPYMPSVAWFYPEDRAGRARAVSPTPVLPEPSQRRYRYTFEGDNPPWRPIGVYDDGRKVFIEFSPGIVQGEMPPLFAIGPDGNSEIVNYRTYRNVLIVDRLFAAAELRLGGDSQQKVRIIRSDGRPS; encoded by the coding sequence ATGGGCCCGATTCTGCTTGTCTGCATATTGGCATTCAGCGGCTGTACCACCGTCAAGCCGCCGCAGATCAGCTACGACGACGATGTCCCGCCACTTCCCAGTCCGCCATCGCTGGCGGAGGATCGTCCGCGATCTCTGCACGTTCCGCCGTCCTGGACGCCGGCGAAGGGAGGCAAGAAGGGAAACGTTGAGGCAAAGGAGCCTATTGCGCGGATCGAGACCGCCAATGACGCTGCGCGAGTCGAGCCGCGTAGCGCCGGCTACTTCAATGCCGTTCAGGTCTTCACTTTTAGTCCCGGCGCCCTCTATCAGATCTACGCGAGCCCCGGACAGATCACCGATATCGCACTCGAGCCCGGCGAGCAGCTCACGGGTTCGGGGCCGGTATCGGCTGGCGACACCGTGCGCTGGGTCGTTGGCGACACCGAAAGCGGAAGCGGCGATACCAGACGTGTCCACATCATGGTCAAGCCGACGCGGCCTTCGATTGAGACCAACCTCGTGGTCAATACCGACCGTCGCACCTATCTCATCGAGCTGCGCTCGCGTGAAAAACCTTACATGCCATCAGTCGCCTGGTTCTATCCCGAGGACAGGGCCGGCCGTGCCCGAGCTGTTTCCCCGACGCCAGTTCTCCCCGAGCCTTCTCAGCGGCGCTATCGCTACACCTTCGAGGGCGACAATCCGCCTTGGCGGCCGATCGGCGTCTATGACGATGGCCGCAAGGTCTTTATCGAGTTCTCACCCGGCATCGTTCAGGGAGAAATGCCTCCGCTGTTTGCCATCGGTCCGGACGGCAATTCCGAGATCGTCAACTACCGAACCTATCGTAACGTGCTGATCGTCGATCGGCTGTTTGCGGCGGCCGAGCTGCGACTTGGTGGTGACTCTCAGCAAAAGGTCCGAATCATCCGAAGCGACGGGAGGCCGTCGTGA
- a CDS encoding TrbI/VirB10 family protein: MASSLRLRPERLPVTRLSRKVLAGGTALALVLVSGAVLWALQQNRTRGPASEELYSTDHHNVADGLVGLPRDYAGIPREVPRLGPPLPGDLGRPIVAAQAQSGPLAIDPEQQRMSQESEAARTSKVFAATNVRPPAAATPETTSNAASPSDEAFAQNGQDRKLAFVSAAVDRRTTSPDRVAKPASRYLVQAGSVISAALITGIRSDLPGQIVAHVTEPLFDTLSGQTLLVPQGARLIGIYDSHVTHGQSRVLLVWTRLIMPNGRSIVLERQPGADTAGYAGLHDEVDLHWGELFKAALLSTLLGVGAELGSGSDAGNGNSAILQALRRGAGALNQTGQQIVRRNLNIQPTLTIRPGFPVRVIVNRDLVLEPYRG; encoded by the coding sequence ATAGCCAGCTCACTGCGCCTGCGTCCAGAACGGCTGCCCGTGACACGCCTGTCGCGTAAGGTATTGGCCGGGGGCACGGCACTCGCGCTCGTTCTCGTTTCCGGAGCCGTGCTGTGGGCCCTGCAGCAGAATCGCACGCGTGGTCCAGCTTCCGAAGAGCTGTACAGCACCGATCACCACAATGTGGCCGACGGCCTTGTCGGGCTGCCGCGCGACTATGCGGGCATTCCGCGCGAGGTGCCGCGCCTCGGGCCGCCATTGCCGGGTGATCTCGGTCGCCCCATCGTTGCGGCCCAGGCCCAGTCCGGGCCGCTTGCGATCGATCCGGAGCAACAGCGGATGAGCCAGGAAAGCGAGGCCGCGCGTACCAGCAAAGTATTTGCGGCGACGAATGTTCGGCCACCGGCGGCAGCGACTCCCGAGACGACCTCAAATGCCGCATCACCGTCCGATGAGGCGTTTGCCCAGAATGGACAGGACCGCAAGCTCGCTTTTGTTAGCGCTGCCGTCGATCGGCGGACCACGAGCCCTGACCGTGTGGCGAAGCCAGCTTCGCGTTATCTCGTCCAAGCAGGGTCTGTGATTTCGGCGGCCCTTATTACGGGCATCCGCTCCGATCTACCCGGACAGATCGTGGCGCATGTGACCGAACCGCTATTTGATACGTTGTCCGGTCAAACTTTGTTGGTGCCCCAGGGTGCGCGGCTGATAGGAATCTACGATAGCCACGTTACACATGGACAGTCACGCGTGCTCCTGGTCTGGACCCGCCTGATCATGCCGAACGGCCGATCGATCGTCCTTGAGCGCCAGCCGGGTGCCGATACCGCAGGCTATGCTGGGCTTCACGACGAGGTCGATCTTCACTGGGGCGAGCTGTTCAAGGCGGCGTTGCTGTCGACTTTGCTTGGTGTAGGAGCCGAACTTGGATCCGGTTCGGATGCTGGCAACGGAAACAGCGCTATTCTGCAGGCCCTTCGCCGTGGGGCAGGGGCCCTGAACCAGACCGGTCAGCAGATCGTTCGGCGCAATCTCAACATCCAGCCGACGCTGACAATCCGGCCGGGCTTTCCGGTGCGGGTAATCGTCAATCGCGACCTCGTGCTCGAACCATACAGAGGCTGA
- a CDS encoding LysR family transcriptional regulator: MADEQDHRFLSLRNQSTTIPLQHLRYAVVCAEYGSFRRAAEALLTQQSTLSRCIRELEESIGVIVFERSSGGVCATSAGRDFLRAARSILEQMDALVTTAKSNGRGEAGRLSVGFYTSLSAGNLRATLVDFRQRCPQVALGMVERSRMRLVTALKNGAIDVVIATDGGHVFDSNALPLWSERVLVALPEGHQLAGRKAIYWTDLRNETVLLSHYDPGRELEDLLLAKLISTADRPKIERHDVSRGIIKTLISIGFGVSLVAESDIGVTFAGLAYREVRDGTGPSQVNYSAHWRKDNDNPALANFLKLLSERYPLPCAG, from the coding sequence ATGGCCGACGAACAAGACCACAGATTTTTATCCCTCCGCAATCAATCTACAACGATCCCCCTTCAACACCTCCGATATGCGGTTGTTTGCGCGGAGTATGGAAGCTTCCGGCGGGCTGCAGAAGCGTTGTTGACGCAGCAATCAACTCTGAGCCGCTGCATTCGGGAACTCGAGGAATCAATAGGCGTGATTGTGTTCGAGCGGTCGAGCGGCGGCGTCTGCGCCACGTCGGCCGGCCGGGATTTTCTCCGAGCGGCGCGGTCGATTCTCGAACAAATGGATGCGCTGGTTACGACGGCCAAGTCTAACGGACGCGGCGAGGCTGGGCGGCTGTCTGTGGGATTCTATACATCGCTGTCGGCCGGCAATTTACGAGCGACCTTGGTAGATTTCAGGCAGCGGTGCCCACAGGTCGCACTTGGCATGGTCGAAAGGTCCCGGATGCGCCTCGTCACCGCCTTAAAGAATGGCGCTATCGACGTTGTCATCGCGACCGACGGGGGACACGTCTTTGACAGCAACGCCTTGCCGCTGTGGAGCGAGCGCGTCCTGGTGGCCTTGCCTGAGGGACATCAACTGGCTGGGAGGAAGGCGATCTACTGGACCGATCTGCGGAATGAGACGGTCCTTCTCAGCCATTATGACCCGGGACGAGAACTTGAGGATCTCTTGTTGGCGAAGCTGATCTCGACAGCAGACCGTCCCAAGATCGAACGCCATGACGTTAGCAGAGGTATCATCAAGACCCTCATATCCATAGGATTCGGTGTCAGTTTGGTGGCCGAGTCCGACATCGGCGTCACTTTTGCGGGCCTCGCTTATCGAGAGGTACGAGACGGCACGGGGCCGAGTCAGGTCAATTATTCAGCACACTGGCGCAAGGACAATGACAATCCGGCGCTGGCAAACTTCCTCAAATTGTTGAGCGAGCGCTATCCCTTGCCTTGCGCAGGCTGA
- a CDS encoding tripartite tricarboxylate transporter substrate-binding protein, which produces MVVGPAIGAPASYETLADFQPVGMLGTSPLLLVVNAESPHKTLKDLVAWSKANPSTANYASASPTFTLAAELLKLRSGAGSCPTCRPWPKLVSQALKRLSGQVSSCPRARRQKL; this is translated from the coding sequence ATGGTCGTTGGCCCCGCCATCGGCGCGCCGGCGTCCTATGAAACTTTGGCCGACTTCCAGCCCGTCGGCATGCTCGGGACGTCTCCGCTCTTGCTCGTGGTAAATGCCGAGTCGCCGCACAAGACCCTGAAGGATCTGGTCGCTTGGTCGAAGGCCAATCCATCGACGGCAAACTATGCAAGCGCTTCGCCAACCTTCACGCTGGCAGCCGAGCTGTTGAAGCTGCGATCCGGAGCTGGGAGCTGCCCGACGTGCCGACCATGGCCGAAGCTGGTATCACAGGCGCTGAAGCGGCTTTCTGGACAGGTCTCTTCGTGCCCAAGAGCACGCCGACAGAAGCTGTAA
- a CDS encoding YkgJ family cysteine cluster protein, whose protein sequence is MNNPHVTETATAEASVVADIAEVGALTRDLAKRYEGVFSHFRSVLLEALQGADTMADGARYAMAMTEAASASFRESFPNQPVYACKSGCAACCHLFVAVPPGIAEVIAAHIAVTFSPTERTALVTRLNEAAAAAAEVEDPVRLRRRCPLLGEDNRCSVYEVRPLTCRAFTSTSVSRCQQIVFDPAFATAGVEQNPALYRIHMEATVALQETARRRGLPADQKGLARALLNVFMELP, encoded by the coding sequence ATGAACAATCCGCACGTTACGGAAACAGCTACCGCTGAAGCGAGCGTCGTCGCCGATATAGCCGAGGTTGGTGCTCTCACCAGAGACCTGGCGAAACGCTACGAGGGAGTTTTCTCGCATTTTAGGTCTGTCCTGCTCGAAGCCTTGCAGGGGGCGGACACGATGGCGGATGGGGCGCGTTATGCCATGGCAATGACCGAGGCTGCGTCGGCAAGTTTCCGCGAGAGTTTTCCCAATCAGCCTGTCTACGCCTGCAAAAGCGGTTGTGCCGCCTGTTGTCACCTCTTCGTGGCCGTCCCCCCAGGTATTGCCGAGGTGATCGCAGCCCATATCGCGGTGACCTTTTCGCCGACGGAGCGAACTGCATTGGTGACACGTCTTAATGAGGCTGCCGCCGCTGCTGCGGAGGTGGAGGATCCGGTAAGGCTTCGAAGGCGGTGTCCGTTGCTGGGCGAGGACAACCGATGTTCGGTTTACGAGGTCAGGCCGCTGACTTGCCGAGCCTTCACCTCGACGTCAGTTTCGCGTTGCCAGCAGATCGTATTCGATCCGGCCTTCGCAACGGCCGGTGTTGAGCAAAACCCGGCGCTATATCGCATCCACATGGAGGCGACGGTCGCACTTCAGGAAACGGCGCGTCGTCGCGGCCTGCCTGCCGACCAAAAGGGCTTGGCGCGTGCGTTGTTGAACGTCTTCATGGAGCTTCCATAG